A DNA window from Fodinibius sp. Rm-B-1B1-1 contains the following coding sequences:
- the gldC gene encoding gliding motility protein GldC, with the protein MADNKKEISITVELDDNNVPEKIDWNATDKEGEGIANCKAMLLSMWDPEQQDTLRLDLWTKEMTKEEMKIFFHQTLVTMADTLENSTEEEGMAEDMRDFTSYFAEKMEIVD; encoded by the coding sequence ATGGCTGATAACAAGAAAGAAATTAGCATTACTGTAGAACTCGACGATAATAACGTCCCCGAAAAAATAGATTGGAATGCCACTGATAAAGAAGGCGAAGGCATTGCCAACTGCAAGGCAATGTTGTTATCGATGTGGGATCCTGAACAGCAGGATACGCTGCGATTGGATCTGTGGACAAAAGAAATGACGAAAGAAGAAATGAAAATTTTCTTTCATCAAACATTGGTAACTATGGCTGATACCTTAGAGAATTCTACCGAAGAAGAAGGTATGGCCGAAGATATGCGGGACTTTACGTCTTACTTTGCTGAAAAAATGGAAATAGTGGATTAA
- the nth gene encoding endonuclease III: protein MAKTKQYEDLPKLPEKTDEEKARAQEILDQLYKHYPNPHCALDHRNPFELLCATILSAQCTDVRVNKVTPDLFEAYPTPEAMAEAPIQELEELVRSTGFYRNKAKALKQSSQTIVEKHDGEIPQNIDDLLEFYGVARKTANVVLGNAFNINVGVVVDTHVRRFSNRYGLTEHEKNTDKIERDLMALFPREHWTNLSHLMIHHGRNACKARISEPPDHPLCENYGIHCECQAMRKE from the coding sequence ATGGCCAAAACCAAGCAGTACGAAGATCTTCCCAAACTCCCCGAGAAAACTGACGAAGAAAAGGCACGAGCCCAAGAAATTTTAGATCAACTTTACAAACATTATCCCAACCCCCATTGCGCGCTTGATCACCGAAATCCATTTGAACTCTTGTGTGCTACTATCCTAAGTGCACAGTGCACCGATGTTCGGGTAAATAAGGTTACGCCGGATCTGTTCGAGGCTTACCCAACGCCCGAAGCCATGGCCGAGGCTCCCATCCAAGAGCTGGAGGAGTTGGTTCGTTCCACCGGATTTTATCGCAACAAAGCCAAAGCCCTCAAGCAATCTTCGCAAACTATTGTAGAAAAACATGATGGAGAGATTCCACAAAATATTGATGACCTGCTCGAATTTTATGGCGTTGCTCGCAAAACAGCTAATGTAGTACTGGGCAATGCATTTAATATCAATGTAGGTGTAGTCGTAGATACCCACGTGCGGCGTTTTTCCAACCGGTATGGACTTACTGAGCACGAAAAAAATACCGACAAAATTGAGCGCGATCTGATGGCACTATTTCCACGTGAGCACTGGACAAACTTATCGCACCTGATGATTCACCACGGACGTAATGCCTGTAAAGCTCGTATTTCTGAGCCGCCCGATCATCCGCTCTGTGAAAATTATGGAATCCATTGTGAATGCCAGGCGATGCGGAAAGAATAA
- the ahcY gene encoding adenosylhomocysteinase: MAQKVKEKLPYKVKDIGLAEFGRKEIRLAEAEMPGLMALREEYAEEQPLKGARIAGCLHMTVQTAVLIETLVELGAEVQWSSCNIFSTQDHAAAAIADQDIPVYAWKGMNEEEFWWCIEQTLFFEDGEPLNMILDDGGDLTKLVHEDYPELLDGINGISEETTTGVNRLYKMAKNGTLGAPAINVNDSVTKSKFDNKYGCRESCVDAVKRATDIMLAGKVAVVAGYGDVGKGSAASLRGAGARVIVTEIDPICALQAAMEGYEVMKMDDAVKEADIVVTATGNKDIITERHFKNMKDKTIVGNIGHFDNEIDVAWLKENAERDNIKPQVDLFKLNENGKEIILLSEGRLMNLGNATGHPSFVMSNSFTNQTLAQIALWNRPEDFNLEVSVLPKDLDEKVARLHLKKIGVELDELSDEQAEYIDVPKEGPYKPDHYRY; this comes from the coding sequence ATGGCACAGAAGGTAAAAGAGAAACTTCCTTACAAGGTTAAGGATATTGGTTTGGCTGAGTTTGGCCGAAAAGAGATTCGTTTGGCTGAGGCAGAGATGCCTGGCTTGATGGCGCTCCGCGAAGAGTATGCGGAAGAACAACCGTTGAAGGGGGCTCGTATTGCGGGTTGCCTGCATATGACGGTACAAACAGCAGTACTTATTGAAACGCTTGTTGAGTTGGGGGCCGAGGTACAGTGGTCTTCTTGCAACATCTTTTCAACACAAGATCATGCTGCAGCCGCTATTGCTGATCAGGATATTCCGGTGTATGCCTGGAAAGGAATGAATGAGGAAGAGTTTTGGTGGTGTATTGAGCAGACACTTTTCTTTGAAGATGGCGAACCGTTGAATATGATTCTCGATGATGGTGGGGATCTTACGAAGTTGGTTCACGAAGATTATCCTGAGCTGCTTGACGGCATTAACGGAATTTCTGAGGAAACTACGACTGGTGTAAATCGCCTGTATAAAATGGCGAAAAATGGCACTCTTGGTGCTCCTGCAATTAACGTTAATGATTCGGTAACCAAATCGAAATTTGATAATAAGTACGGTTGCCGCGAGTCTTGTGTGGATGCGGTTAAGCGTGCGACTGATATTATGCTTGCTGGAAAGGTTGCTGTTGTTGCTGGTTATGGTGATGTCGGAAAAGGTTCTGCTGCTTCGCTTCGAGGCGCAGGTGCCCGCGTAATTGTTACCGAGATCGATCCTATCTGTGCACTTCAAGCTGCAATGGAAGGTTACGAAGTCATGAAGATGGATGATGCTGTTAAAGAAGCAGATATCGTTGTTACGGCAACGGGTAACAAAGACATTATTACCGAACGTCACTTCAAGAATATGAAGGATAAGACGATTGTCGGAAATATCGGTCACTTTGATAACGAGATTGATGTAGCTTGGTTGAAAGAGAATGCTGAGCGCGACAACATCAAGCCGCAAGTTGACTTATTTAAGCTCAACGAAAACGGTAAGGAAATTATTCTCCTTTCGGAAGGTCGTCTGATGAATCTTGGTAATGCTACAGGACATCCTTCTTTTGTGATGTCGAACAGTTTTACCAACCAGACATTAGCACAGATTGCACTCTGGAATCGTCCAGAAGATTTCAATCTGGAAGTAAGTGTACTTCCTAAAGATCTGGATGAAAAGGTCGCACGTCTGCACCTTAAGAAAATTGGTGTGGAGCTTGATGAGCTTTCTGATGAGCAGGCTGAATATATTGACGTTCCCAAAGAGGGACCGTATAAGCCTGACCATTATCGCTATTAA
- the amrB gene encoding AmmeMemoRadiSam system protein B, whose protein sequence is MSEEKLFSSKIDPIPPLRRDLQIIPVQDNGTALLYFHDQRGYTTPDFALKREAQQLLSLFDGQKSINDLESHLGNGIGKDDLLDFIQLLDQNRVLDSAYFGNHAEKVEADYESADIHKSVTAGGSYPADAEELQHYLDEAFAKHAENISPASSAKALYAPHIDPRVALDSYVKAFAPIRNLKPKRVIILATSHYAGLYPDLYQNAPFILVDKDFKMPLGTIPRDQEAIEELPRSASDLGISFHDRAHRMEHSIELHLLFLSYLWNHNYEIVPFVVRGFDDLYYMKEGQLGKQLDNFSNLLQKRFGDDEETFFLISGDLAHFGKKFGDESPAQTMFDDVEHFDNKFLDYGSNNDRESMLTLMKEGYDPYRICGFPPLYTFLQSMPDLKGDILSYDLWDERERDSAVTFGSILYQ, encoded by the coding sequence ATGAGTGAAGAAAAGCTATTTAGTTCTAAAATTGATCCTATCCCACCGCTACGTCGTGACTTGCAGATTATCCCTGTACAAGACAACGGAACCGCGCTCCTCTACTTTCATGATCAACGGGGATATACCACCCCTGATTTTGCGTTGAAGCGCGAAGCCCAACAACTTCTTTCACTGTTCGATGGTCAGAAAAGTATTAACGACTTAGAATCTCATTTGGGGAATGGGATAGGTAAAGATGATCTGCTTGATTTTATTCAACTATTGGACCAAAACCGGGTTTTGGATTCTGCCTATTTTGGAAACCATGCCGAAAAAGTCGAAGCAGATTATGAGTCAGCTGACATCCACAAATCCGTAACTGCCGGCGGTTCGTACCCGGCTGATGCCGAGGAGTTACAACATTACTTGGACGAGGCTTTTGCCAAACATGCTGAAAATATTAGCCCTGCGAGCTCTGCCAAGGCACTTTATGCACCACACATCGATCCGCGCGTAGCTTTAGATAGTTACGTAAAAGCGTTTGCGCCCATCCGGAACTTAAAACCCAAGCGTGTGATTATTCTGGCAACTTCGCACTATGCTGGACTTTATCCCGACCTTTATCAAAATGCCCCTTTCATTCTGGTTGATAAAGACTTTAAAATGCCATTGGGAACAATTCCCCGAGATCAAGAAGCCATTGAAGAACTCCCACGTTCCGCCTCTGACTTAGGAATCTCATTCCATGATCGTGCACATCGTATGGAGCACAGCATCGAACTGCACCTGCTCTTTTTAAGCTATCTCTGGAATCACAATTACGAAATTGTGCCTTTCGTGGTACGCGGGTTTGATGACCTGTATTACATGAAAGAGGGTCAGCTTGGAAAACAGCTGGACAACTTTTCTAACCTGCTTCAAAAACGTTTTGGAGATGATGAAGAAACCTTTTTTCTGATCAGCGGTGACCTTGCTCATTTTGGCAAAAAGTTTGGAGATGAATCACCAGCCCAAACGATGTTTGACGATGTAGAACATTTTGACAACAAGTTTTTAGACTACGGTTCTAACAATGACCGTGAATCCATGCTCACATTAATGAAAGAGGGCTATGATCCATACCGTATTTGTGGATTTCCGCCGCTTTATACCTTTTTGCAATCCATGCCAGACCTAAAGGGTGATATTTTAAGCTACGATCTTTGGGATGAGCGTGAACGAGACAGCGCTGTAACTTTCGGATCCATTCTTTATCAATAG
- a CDS encoding TlpA disulfide reductase family protein encodes MRKRKSWVLVILCAVTMLSCGNNETETNKTENPTTEAKENLTDADYVEQATFTDLEGNEVSISDFEGKVVLIDFWETWCKPCLASFPTMQKVQEEYPDRFVVLAVTPGFTDTREDAQEFAKNNDYTFEYLMDSNNLHQKLGVQGIPYKVYVDTAGNFIEKSMGTSGPQGDYEKLKKIIEEHKKM; translated from the coding sequence ATGAGAAAGAGAAAATCTTGGGTCCTTGTAATTTTATGTGCAGTAACGATGTTATCTTGTGGGAATAATGAAACTGAGACGAACAAAACTGAAAATCCCACAACGGAAGCTAAAGAAAATCTAACAGATGCTGATTATGTAGAGCAGGCAACATTTACTGATCTTGAAGGAAATGAAGTGTCAATATCTGATTTTGAAGGTAAGGTGGTGCTCATTGATTTCTGGGAGACCTGGTGCAAGCCTTGCCTGGCAAGTTTCCCGACGATGCAAAAGGTTCAAGAAGAATATCCCGATAGGTTTGTAGTACTGGCCGTAACACCTGGGTTTACAGATACAAGGGAGGATGCTCAAGAATTTGCTAAAAACAACGATTATACCTTTGAATATCTCATGGACTCCAATAACTTACATCAAAAATTAGGGGTTCAAGGCATTCCATATAAGGTATATGTGGATACAGCTGGAAATTTTATCGAAAAGTCGATGGGAACCTCAGGTCCGCAGGGTGATTATGAGAAACTTAAAAAGATTATTGAGGAACATAAGAAGATGTAG